In Lactuca sativa cultivar Salinas chromosome 5, Lsat_Salinas_v11, whole genome shotgun sequence, the DNA window TTAGGGTTGGATTATTATGTCGTTGCTCAGCACTTCTGGCCAAACGGTATAGACTATCCCTTATGCATAACTTTGTCCTCAAATCCAACTGAAAACCAATAAATAACTTTACAAGATCAACAATAGATGAAAAGGTGAAAATTTTCAGGAAGAAAAAGCAAAATAATGATATACCTGTTCCATAACGTGTTGTAGCTGGCGAAAACTAGTTGCTTCAAGTGAGATTTCATCCAGCTCAGAACTAATGGAAGAGATTTCAGGAACATTTAATGAACCCATCTCTAATGAAATCCCTTTCTGATGAACTCCTACACCATTTTCACTTCCTAGTTCCTTTTTTGATAGATGAGCAGCTTGTTTTTCAGCACAATCCAAACCACTGTCTGAAGACTGAAACATTGTATTCATCTGTATTGGGCTTCCAACAAATAATGGTTGAAATCCTTGTTTTTGTTCATCAACTCCAGTAGCATTCCCTTCAAATGAAATATCACCACAACTCTCCATTACATGACTCTTGTTAGATGCATTGTTTAAATTTAAAGCACTTGGTTCAGGACATGGAAATTTGAAATCCATCTTTAATGCTTCTTCAGTATCACCCCCAATTTCGTCTGATGCAAACCACCCAAGTTCTTCATCATTGTTTAGTCCAAATGATGAATCGCAATTTCTGCATATGAAAGACATAGAATATGTAATGTAAGTTTTTTGCTTTATTTCCAACAAAAGTGTAGAAAGGAAAAACAAGAGTTTACAAACCTTAACATGTTGTCAACATCCTCAAAGTTTCCTATATCAGGCCACCCATAATATAAAAGATCACCTGATTCCTTATCCTCACAGTTATAAAGATCCTCTGGTTGGGAAATGTGTGTTAGTGGGTAACTATATGAGTTATCATCACCTGCAGCTGATGTGACATAGCAATTTTTGAAGCATTTATCTGACATTCGAGTGTCATCAGATGTGTCTTTTACTATCTCAACATCACATGAAGCATTGAATGATGATTCCTTCTCCATCATGTTCTTTTTCTTATCTAACAGCTTCGTGTCCCTTTCTGACTTTTCTTGACAAATAGTGGTGGAAGCATCAAGGTTTCCAAAATTGCTCAAAACAGAAGTTGCTTCACGCCTAGGCTTCTTACAGATGTCTCCCTCAAATGAATTTCTACTAGTTCGAGCATTAGTAGGGTCTGGTACTATATGATCGTCACCTTGATCAAAGTCATCCCAAATAATATCTTCCAGCTGAAAGTGCAACACCAAATAGAATAAGAATAGATGTGGCTTTCTATGTAATATAGAACATCTTAAAGTTGATCAATGAGAAATGGAAAACTAATGACAACTAACTTCAAGAAATTTGATTGCTGATACCCTTACAATTATATCAACACAAAGAGATTGATGAAACTGAAGAACCTACCTCATACATAGACAAGTCTGACATTCCTTTAAATCTTCTATCCAGCACAGATTATGCAGGCAAAGTCAATCTCCAACCTCATAATTAGCTGAAGATGATTATATAGAAAAGAAGGCCTCCCTTTATCCCaattaaacaaatcaacaaaAAGGAAATATTAGACCTCAATTACAAGATCCATATTGTTTTACATATACTTTCAAGAAAAATGAATTAAAACTCTACAAGGCTATCATCCTATGCTCTGTAGATTATTAAAGAACAATGGATAAGACTAATCTTTGTATCAAAATGAAACGAAACAGATAATTTGTCAACTTCACTGGAAAACATCATTTTCTACCTTTTTTTACTGGAAATTAAGCCGTAAGTTATTAAAAAGATATCCGAAAAGCAGCTTGACAACTAAGAACCTAATTTCAAAGTCCCAATCCACAGAGATAACTACCAATCACCAATCAAATCAGACATAAACCTCGAAAAACTTCACACAAGTTTTCTTCTCAGCAACCAAACAACACAGAGAATCAAAAGAAGATTTCAAACAACACAAAATTATTACTCATacagaataaaaaaaaaacaaataaacatcAATTAACGATGATAAATCACCAGTTCAAGTAAGATCTACCTGAAAGACTTGCAGGAAAAGCCAAATTCAAAAAAACATCCGCAATCTCCACCAATACCGCCGCAAAACTCAACACTTACagccagaaaaccctaatttccgaaTGATGCGTATACACAAAGACAAATCTCGTAGATAGCTACAGAGAGAAAGTGTGGGtgagtgtgtgagagagagagagacagagagagagggagagagtctttgtgagttttgattaaaaaaataaaaaaaaaaaattaggggaAAAGTTAGGGGTAACGAACGCATGACACGTGGTATGGAGATCAAAAGGAGGGCGCGAGAGGAGAGAGAGTTTGTTGGGTATCTTGCAATTCGTGGACGAGAGAGGGGGAGACAGACAATCTGTTACTTACACCTTATTGGTCCACATAAGCATTTTGCACGTGCCACGCACAGGCATGGGCCGACACGTCAGTCGTTAATTTCGGTTTATTTAAAATCCATAAATAATTAGACAAATACACTAATTATGTGGGTCTACTTCAACCCGTGATCATTAACTATACCATTTTTATATCCTCAATTGGGAAGTGGCTGCCGACTTCTCTTTCCCTAATTGATTCTTTATCTTTTGATTgatatatttttgttattttataatatGATTAATGCATACTTgtgaaataattattttataaaatagcaTTTAACTGAACTTAAGCAAACATATTATAATTTTCTAATAGGAAATTATATGAGAAAAATACAAATTATACTAATTTTTATTATCCATTTTTTAGATACAAGCTAAAATTAGTTATGCGACCAAAATAGTTATAATTTTTGCGGATATCATTTGTAAAAATCTAGCCATCTTCAAAAAAATTCTGAAACATCGCTTTGAGAATTTCAAcgaatgacatttatgaaaaagcAATCTCAAAgctgaatttgaaaaaaaaaaaaaaaaaaaaaagaatacacATGCCCTTCTATAAAAATCCAGGTATTATCtataaaaatcaaagtttacccgtgtaaaatttaaaaatcattatttttgaagtttttcgtGTTAACAGGCTTAAAAAAACCATtcacaaagtaaaaaaaaaaagtttaggaTTGTAGCTTACCTTAGAAAATAACAAAAGAAAATTCTTATTTTTGTAAAATCCTAAAATATATCttagaaatcctttggaaaaTTGTAAGAAttcttttcttttgttatttttatatgtCAAAACTAAGGATGAGCATTTGGACTGAAACTCGAACCGAATCAGGTCCGAATAAGTAATCTGGTTCGAGTTTTGGGTATCTATATTAGGCTTATTCGGTTCTCAGGTTTTTCGGTTCAAATTACCCAAATAAGAGCTTATTCGATTCTAAATACCCGAcctgaaattgaaaagtcatttaTTTTTAATCCTAATTACCTAGCTACACCGAAATTCagttgtgtaacgacccaattttcacgtccaaaaatttcgttttaaaacattactttagaaaaacattaataattaaaaacattgtttgatcaaaccataacacaacgtaaaccatgtctaaaagccaaaccatacaacccatcaaaatatcagagtataaatcccagagaatctcgtaaatgcggaaaccagtgtgtgtgcatgatgtgccgctaccgcgccggctcctttccctttaatgaagaggtacttgaaaccaaaactgtaaactgtaagcacaaagcttagtgagttcccccactgtaccacataccatataatcacataacatacacatattgtcaggcatatctgggtgcccgacctacccctttggccctctcgaccggacattgcctagcatatctgggtgttggcctccccttcggtcctctcgaccggatactgcctagcatatctgggtgctggcctctccttcggtcctctcgatcggatactgcctagcatatctgggtgctggcctccccttcggtcgtctcgaccggatactggggaactacttctcccctctactactacttcCTAACATGTATCGCAATATCAgtatctatctagcatggctgggtatgactaccccttcggcccttcCGACCAgatatctcggggactatctctcctactgtcactagcacatagcatcgtatcatactagcacataaacacaacacaggtagtagtaatccctagatgaatatcacagagacaatcatctacatacaactcctattggtgggccggcattgtggccgtagacccaccgctaccggaaggtaactcacctcgaagtagctgctgatctgatcgggaactgactgtctactgctgctgctgctgctctggaaatcctccggctgcaattcccacaacatactcaatcaaacactgctaactgtcctttgggtaaaatgaccattttacccctgatcatgccctaagtcaaagtcagagtcaactttcagttgacccgactcgccaagttggctttccaacttgtcgagtccctacccaaacgattgccctgaatcccgtttctactcgtcgagttaggcaatgactcgacgagttctccttctaaactgatattcaagtccttcatcctactcgccgagttgtatgaacaacttgtcgagttcatcttcatccgatgaacacttatgctaagactcgccgagttgtatgaacagctcgccgagtttgttcttgatctaacgagattgccttgaactcgccgagtcagggcattaactcgccgagttcctccatagatgagttcagctttcgactcactgagtcacaccccgtgactcactgctcactcgacactacgaaaaggggacaaactcggagactcgcgaacagactcgccgagtcacatgaacgactcgccgagtcgctgccatgcacccactaaatacacaaatttgctcgattccaatccatgccattcacagatctggactcctagaatacgaatcacacgtaaagtttccaactttacgtgtagatattcaccaatacggattttagggttcaaaatgtacttaaaatggtagatccaaggttttcaagcaatgagggtccataaaggctATAGATCCGAGCCCTTAGAGCCCAAACATGCCTAGATCCGAAGTCCCTCAACACTATAAGCTCACTACACAAAGGTCAAGACTAGAAGAAGCCTTGAAATGGCTAACACAAGCTCTCAACAAGATAATAATGAAGGGACAGAGAGGGTTTCGAGTCCAATACCTCTAGAAGTCctgaaatggcacaaagattctggatcttcttcctctcctcttgatctaccttctgcttctctccaaaacttcaaagaaatgcaccaaaatcacccAAAATACCAAAAGAGGGGTTAGAGCTTCGAGAGGGAATGTTCTGGACGCAATGGGGGCTGATATGAGGCACAAaacgtcgtttaaatagggtgcaacccctgaaaattagggtttcatccaacagcggtgactcgccgagtccggaatacggactcgccgagtcgccaacttaaacatgtcccggttcccgtccttactcggcgagtcggacctatgactcgccgagtccaaggctagaAAGAAGGAAAATTCTCAATAAGATTTACAtaccgggaaccaggtgctacaagttGATTACTCCTTATCCCTCCTTTTGCTTCGATATGTTTTTTGTTTGCGTCT includes these proteins:
- the LOC111899524 gene encoding protein LNK1, which produces MSDLSMYELEDIIWDDFDQGDDHIVPDPTNARTSRNSFEGDICKKPRREATSVLSNFGNLDASTTICQEKSERDTKLLDKKKNMMEKESSFNASCDVEIVKDTSDDTRMSDKCFKNCYVTSAAGDDNSYSYPLTHISQPEDLYNCEDKESGDLLYYGWPDIGNFEDVDNMLRNCDSSFGLNNDEELGWFASDEIGGDTEEALKMDFKFPCPEPSALNLNNASNKSHVMESCGDISFEGNATGVDEQKQGFQPLFVGSPIQMNTMFQSSDSGLDCAEKQAAHLSKKELGSENGVGVHQKGISLEMGSLNVPEISSISSELDEISLEATSFRQLQHVMEQLDLRTKLCIRDSLYRLARSAEQRHNNPTLSSSATDINDSNNGLMDMETDTNPIDRSVAHLLFHRPSESPNLKHGSMNGEKKAVCEEGVADDK